A genomic window from Lycium barbarum isolate Lr01 chromosome 4, ASM1917538v2, whole genome shotgun sequence includes:
- the LOC132637579 gene encoding uncharacterized protein LOC132637579, whose protein sequence is MQEKHGVNRRVDTLYLPQTSGQMEVSNRDTKRILAQMVNANQTDWSQKLDDALLVHITEFKNPIRTSPYWLGFVKVFHFPVELEHKAMWALKKLNLDWDEATKLKLFQLNEMDEFWYQAECNLVQGEVEALS, encoded by the coding sequence ATGCAAGAAAAACATGGTGTCAATCGTAGAGTGGATACCCTATATCTCCCCCAAACGAGTGGCCAAATGGAAGTCTCTAATCGGGATACAAAGAGAATTTTAGCCCAAATGGTGAATGCAAATCAGACTGATTGGTCCCAAAAGCTAGATGATGCTCTTTTAGTGCACATAACGGAATTCAAAAATCCTATTAGAACTTCACCTTACTGGCTGGGTTTTGTTAAGGTGTTCCATTTTCCAGTTGAACTAGAACACAAGGCTATGTGGGCATTGAAGAAGCTAAATCTGGATTGGGATGAGGCAACCAAGCTAAAGTTGTTTCAACTTAATGAAATGGATGAATTCTGGTACCAAGCAGAGTGCAACCTTGTACAAGGAGAGGTTGAAGCATTATCATGA